atatatatatatatatatacacaaaattatGGGCTTCTACATTCCAAAACACTGAATTGCTTTAATGGGCAGaagcttaaaataatttttagtggATATGCTGATGCGGCAAAGGCTGCAGTTTCCAATAAAGACTCGGAGTGCCGCTGTTGTCCAGCGCAGAGGCAGAGCTGAAAGCCGGATCCACTTATTGGAACTTCCTGCTGGGCGATTCTCTCCTCAGTCACCCGAATTACATCCTAGGGAAGAGCCAGCATTCGCTTCCTGGGGCTCGCTATACACAGCCCCAAAATACCCCGATTCGTCACCACTCAAAGTAGGAGTACTCACCTTAATCTCAGAAAACTTTTAGGATTCCACTGACGATTGGAAACGCTAAACCAGACTTCTCTGCGTTGGACAGAAAGCTGGATAGAgtaagaagaatgggaaaaaactCTAACCTGAGGGGGAGAGCACTGAGATCGCAGgtactgttttctttcttcttgtctttgttCCGCCTGGCACTTCCAGAGCCAATCCGCTATTCTATTCCAGAAGAAATGGTGAAAGGGTCTGTAGTTGGGAATCTCGCTAAACATCTAGGTCTGGAGATCCGTGATTTGCAGTCTCGGAAACTGCGGGTTAGTGGAGATAGGGAATACTTTGCTGTGAGCACAGAGACTGGGGAACTagtgatcaaagaaagaataGACCGAGAGCAGCTTTGCGGGAAAAAGCCTGTGTGTGTCCTCGATTTTGAAACAGTTGCTGAAAATCCactaaatttttttcacataactGTGGAGATAGAGGATATTAATGACCATTCGCCACAATTCAGTCAAGATACATTTGATTTGCAAATCAGCGAGTCTACACTGCCAGGGGCTAGATTTATCCTACTTTCAGCACAAGATGCAGATGTCGGCATCAATTCTCTGCGAAAATACCAACTCAGTCCCAGCACTGACTTCTCACTAGTGAATAAGCATAATAAAGATGGCAATAAATATCCAGAATTGGTGTTGGAGAAGTCCCTAGATCGGGAGACACAGAGTTCTCATCAGTTGTTCCTGACTGCCGTGGATGGTGGGGACCCTGCTCGAAGCAGCACGGCTCAGATCCGTATAAATATCACAGACGCTAATGATAATGCCCCAGTGTTCAGCCAGGACGTCTACAGGGTCAGTCTTCCCGAGAACCTTCCCCGGGGCTCCCCAGTGCTTCAGGTGACAGCCACCGACAAAGATGAGCTTGTCAACGCAGAAATCACCTTTTCTTTCCGAAGTACAGGTCAAGACTTTTGGCACGTATTCGATCTGGATGCTAATAGCGGAGAGATTACAACTGCAGCGAGTATCGATTTTGAAAAGAACAAAGACTACTCTTTAGTGTTGGAAGCTAGGGATGGAGGTGGACTTGTTACACAGTGCACAATTGAAATTGAAGTTTTAGACGTAAATGACAATGCCCCAGAGGTTCTATTACAATCCATACCCTCCGTAATTCCAGAGGACATTTTGCCCAGAACCGTGATTGCATTGATCAAAACTCGTGATAAAGACTCTGGACACAATGGAGAGGTCTCttgtgaaataaaaggaaatgtccCATTTAAAATATCGTCTTCGTCAAAAAATTCTTACAAGTTAATGACAGATGGACCCCTGGACAGAGAACGGATCCCAGAATATAACATCACAGTGATTGCCACAGACAAAGGAAATCCCTCTCTGTCCACCAGCAAAATCCTCACCCTGGTTGTGGGTGACGTTAATGATAACCCTCCTGTTTTCCTACTCTCTTCTTATGTCATTTATGTCCCTGAGAATAACCCCTCTGGAGCCTCTATTGCTAGAGTCTCGGCCTCTGATCTGGACCTAGGAGAGAATGGCCGGGTGTCCTATTCCATCATCAGGAGTGACCTCGATCGTGCGCCAGGATCTTCCCATGTGTCTGTCAGTGGCCACAACGGGGACATCTTCTCTCAGCGCTCCTTCGACTATGAACAAGTCCGCACATTCGAGGTGATTCTTCAAGCTTGTGACTCAGGCTCCCCAGCCCTCTGCACCAATGCTACTCTGCAAGTGTTTATCTTGGACGGAAATGATAACGCACCGAACATCCTCTATCCCACCTTGAGCCCCGACAACTCAGTTCTCTTTGATATGGTCCCTCGCTTGGCGGAGCCAGGATACCTGATCACCAAGGTAGTGGCAGTAGATGCAGATTCGGGACACAATGCCTGGTTGGCCTACCACGTGCTGCAGGCCACGGATCCGGGGCTCTTCAGCCTGGGGCTACGCACAGGCGAAGTCCGGACTGCTAGGGCCTTAACCGAACGTGATTCTACCCGGCACCGCCTGCTGGTCTCCGTGCAGGATGATGGACAGCCCCCTCTCTCGGCCACTGTGGCTCTGCATATGGTTTTCGCCGACAGTCTTCAGGAGGCGCTGCCAGAGATGCGGGAGGAGCGCGCTGATACATTAGACCCACAATCTGAGTTACAGTTTTATTTGGTAATCGCTTTGGCTCTAGTCTCAGTGCTATTTCTGGTCACGGTGATTCTGGTCA
Above is a window of Gracilinanus agilis isolate LMUSP501 unplaced genomic scaffold, AgileGrace unplaced_scaffold18685, whole genome shotgun sequence DNA encoding:
- the LOC123254260 gene encoding protocadherin gamma-B5-like, translating into MGKNSNLRGRALRSQVLFSFFLSLFRLALPEPIRYSIPEEMVKGSVVGNLAKHLGLEIRDLQSRKLRVSGDREYFAVSTETGELVIKERIDREQLCGKKPVCVLDFETVAENPLNFFHITVEIEDINDHSPQFSQDTFDLQISESTLPGARFILLSAQDADVGINSLRKYQLSPSTDFSLVNKHNKDGNKYPELVLEKSLDRETQSSHQLFLTAVDGGDPARSSTAQIRINITDANDNAPVFSQDVYRVSLPENLPRGSPVLQVTATDKDELVNAEITFSFRSTGQDFWHVFDLDANSGEITTAASIDFEKNKDYSLVLEARDGGGLVTQCTIEIEVLDVNDNAPEVLLQSIPSVIPEDILPRTVIALIKTRDKDSGHNGEVSCEIKGNVPFKISSSSKNSYKLMTDGPLDRERIPEYNITVIATDKGNPSLSTSKILTLVVGDVNDNPPVFLLSSYVIYVPENNPSGASIARVSASDLDLGENGRVSYSIIRSDLDRAPGSSHVSVSGHNGDIFSQRSFDYEQVRTFEVILQACDSGSPALCTNATLQVFILDGNDNAPNILYPTLSPDNSVLFDMVPRLAEPGYLITKVVAVDADSGHNAWLAYHVLQATDPGLFSLGLRTGEVRTARALTERDSTRHRLLVSVQDDGQPPLSATVALHMVFADSLQEALPEMREERADTLDPQSELQFYLVIALALVSVLFLVTVILVIAMRLRKSSSSKEWGCFRPNLCSKSGSGLPANYGEGTLPYSYNLCVATDQGKPGFNAPKCNGPLNAGQDLLSFDSSRSSYPPFGISDSASYPEKLDMVSFPLSIFSFS